AGTACAAAGCTTGAAGATATCAATATTCATTCTTTTGCATGGTATAAGGAAAATAATATAACCTTATTTAAAGGAGAAAGCGTCACGCGCATAGACACCGAGAGAAAAATAATAAAAACAGATAAAAACAGAGAGACGGTGTACGACAAGCTTATTATTGCTACTGGTTCAAGCCCGTATATGCTCCCCGTTAAAGGGTCTGAAAAAGAAGGTGTCCTCGGTTTTCGTACCATCGAAGACTGTCAGGAAATGATTAAAATCTCTAAACAGTATAAAAAAGCAGCGGTTATTGGAGGAGGTCTGTTAGGGCTGGAAGCTGCTAGAGGACTATTAAATTTAGGAATGGATGTTCAAGTTATCCATCATTCGGGTTTCTTAATGGAGCGACAGTTAGACAGAGCAGCATCTGCTATGTTAAGAGAAGAATTGGAAAAGCAAGGTATGAGTTTTCTATTAAACAAACATACGGATGAGATTATAGGGAAAAGCCGAGTAGAAGGCGTCCGATTTAATGATAACAGTAAAATTGCAGCTGATTTAGTTGTAATGGCTACAGGGGTAAGGCCAAATGTTAATCTAGCTAAAAAAAGCGGAATAGAAACAAATAGAGCAATCATCGTAAATGATTATTTAGAAACGAGCATCCCGGATATCTATGCAGTAGGTGAATGCGCTGAACATCGAGGGATGACATACGGCCTTGTTGCTCCTCTTTACGAACAAGGAAAAGTCTTAGCGCGACACCTTTGCCAAATAAAAAACAAAGGTTATCGCGGGTCCGTTCTTTCCACTCAATTAAAAATATCAGGAATAGACGTTTACTCAGTCGGAGAGTTTAAGGGAAATCAAGGTGCAAAAGCTATTACGATTTCGAATATGTTAGATGGTATATACAAAAAAGTAGTTTTTCGCGAAGGGAAAGTAGTGGGGGCTGTTCTTTTTGGAGATACCAGTGATGCTATAAAGCTATCACAAATGATTAGTGAAAAAAAGGATTTGTCGCAAGCGGAAAAAGTACAATTATTTCCTTCTCAACAAGAAAAAGAAAATGCAGTAGCTTCTATGCCACTTACAAATATCGTATGCAACTGTAACGGTGTAACAAAGGGAGCTATTATTGAAGCAGTACAGAAAAATGATTTAACGACAGTAGATGAAATAAAAAATTGCACAAAAGCTTCTGGTTCATGCGGAGGATGCAAACCCCTTGTAGCAGACCTTTTAACATATATTCAAAGCGATGAGTTTGATGAAATCATTGAACAAAAAACTTTTTGTACATGTACACATTTATCAGAAGATGAGCTGGTAAGAGAAATGCAGCAATACCAATTTGAGACGGTTCAGCAAGTAAGAGAAATGTTAAAGTTTAAAGACATGAAAGGCTGCTCGTTATGTGAAAGCGGTCTTCATTACTATTTAGATATGATGAATCCTCATTATGAAAACAATCGACATTCTTTATTTACTACGGAGAATGAACAGGCCGTTCTGCTTCACGACGGGACTTATGCAGTGGTACCACAAATTCACGGTGGTCTGACAAATGTA
This sequence is a window from Priestia aryabhattai. Protein-coding genes within it:
- the nirB gene encoding nitrite reductase large subunit NirB translates to MRKQKLILIGNGMAGMRCIEEILIHSPDCFDITVFGSEPHVNYNRILLSTVLQGSTKLEDINIHSFAWYKENNITLFKGESVTRIDTERKIIKTDKNRETVYDKLIIATGSSPYMLPVKGSEKEGVLGFRTIEDCQEMIKISKQYKKAAVIGGGLLGLEAARGLLNLGMDVQVIHHSGFLMERQLDRAASAMLREELEKQGMSFLLNKHTDEIIGKSRVEGVRFNDNSKIAADLVVMATGVRPNVNLAKKSGIETNRAIIVNDYLETSIPDIYAVGECAEHRGMTYGLVAPLYEQGKVLARHLCQIKNKGYRGSVLSTQLKISGIDVYSVGEFKGNQGAKAITISNMLDGIYKKVVFREGKVVGAVLFGDTSDAIKLSQMISEKKDLSQAEKVQLFPSQQEKENAVASMPLTNIVCNCNGVTKGAIIEAVQKNDLTTVDEIKNCTKASGSCGGCKPLVADLLTYIQSDEFDEIIEQKTFCTCTHLSEDELVREMQQYQFETVQQVREMLKFKDMKGCSLCESGLHYYLDMMNPHYENNRHSLFTTENEQAVLLHDGTYAVVPQIHGGLTNVQELRNIANVAERYNISNIRLTSDQRIQLMGVKKEYLQLVSEEIDRGLQRLYERTVKNVSVYIGKGTCICQYEPALALSNELDKQLEYVKTPCDIKISIASCSHITENVTTSDIGLRRIDRGWEIYAGGSSAEARSGELFYVPETNEEAVEISCSLIQYYRETGNYLESIGSWIERVGIVHVREVLFEVDNREYLMKQLSSERSRAITYLL